Proteins encoded in a region of the Tachyglossus aculeatus isolate mTacAcu1 chromosome 11, mTacAcu1.pri, whole genome shotgun sequence genome:
- the ESAM gene encoding endothelial cell-selective adhesion molecule: MDPHPSPPRPRAPRFLFPLLGLGLTLLAPSAGTKMTIHMGRPLVEAVEGQGAVLPAWYTLSGGPAPGGEEVPVVIWFLQRPYNGSLQLLTYINKVLTPFDARVSLAHPMPSRNVSLKLRDLREYDSGEYGCSVNLPGVEALEGISTLKLNVLVPPTTPSCRLLSTPRLGANVTLNCSSTRSKPSPQYQWERSSPAPQVFFPPAQDSVRGSLTLTNLSAAMSGVYICTAANQLGSAQCNLTLEVIPEPGVAMVTGAVVGTAIGLGLLAGLALLYGRRKKAQDEPANDIKEDASAPRTLPWPKGSDTLSKNGTLSSVTSARALRPPHGPANPRPGTFTPTPSLSSQALMPPGPPRTVGPRPPSATPTSSLAPAPAPAPTPTPASALTRMGAVPVMVPAQSQAGSLV, from the exons ctccctcgGCGGGGACCAAGATGACAATACACATGGGGCGCCCACTGGTAGAGGCGGTGGAGGGTCAGGGGGCGGTGCTCCCAGCCTGGTACACACTGAGcggcggcccggcccccggcgggGAGGAAGTGCCCGTGGTCATCTGGTTCCTCCAGCGCCCGTACAACGGCTCCTTGCAG CTGCTGACCTACATTAACAAGGTGTTGACCCCCTTCGATGCCCGCGTCTCACTGGCCCACCCCATGCCCTCCCGAAACGTGTCCTTGAAACTGAGGGACCTGAGGGAGTACGACTCAGGAGAGTATGGCTGTTCCGTCAATCTGCCAGGGGTCGAGGCGCTAGAGGGAATCAGCACCCTGAAGCTCAACGTGCTGG TGCCCCCGACTACGCCCTCGTGCCGGCTCCTTAGCACTCCCCGCTTGGGTGCCAACGTGACTCTGAACTGCTCGTCGACCAGAAGCAAACCGAGCCCTCAGTACCAATGGGAGCGCTCCTCACCGGCTCCCCAAGTCTTCTTCCCGCCTGCCCAAG ACTCCGTCCGCGGCTCCCTGACCCTCACCAACCTCTCTGCTGCCATGTCCGGAGTCTACATCTGCACCGCAGCCAACCAGTTGGGCAGTGCCCAGTGTAACCTGACCCTGGAGGTCATCCCCG AGCCGGGGGTGGCCATGGTGACTGGCGCCGTTGTGGGTACTGCCATCGGACTGGGGCTGCTGGCCGGACTGGCCCTCCTGTATGGACGGCGGAAGAAGGCTCAGGATGAGCCGGCCAACGACATCAA GGAGGATGCGTCGGCGCCTCGGACACTGCCCTGGCCCAAGGGGTCAGACACTCTGTCCAAGAACGGGACCCTGTCGTCTGTGACCTCCGCCCGCGCCCTCCGGCCTCCCCACGGACCTGCCAACCCCCGGCCTGGCACCTTCACCCCCACACCCAGTCTCTCCAGCCAAGCCCTGATGCCCCCCGGACCACCCAGGACAGTCGGGCCGCGGCCCCCATCGGCGACCCCCACCTCTTCCCtagcccctgccccggccccggccccaaccccaaccccagcctccgCCCTCACCCGCATGGGCGCCGTGCCCGTCATGGTGCCCGCCCAAAGCCAGGCGGGCTCCTTGGTGTga
- the NRGN gene encoding neurogranin, which yields MDCCTESACSKPDDDILDIPLDDPGANAAAAKIQASFRGHMARKKIKSGERGRQGPGPRGAGGAGGGSGGAGGGPSGD from the exons aTGGACTGCTGCACC GAAAGCGCTTGCTCCAAGCCGGACGACGACATCCTGGACATCCCCCTGGACGACCCCGGGGCCAATGCAGCCGCCGCCAAAATCCAGGCGAGTTTCCGGGGCCACATGGCGCGGAAGAAGATCAAGAGCGGCGAGCGCGGGCGGCAGGGCCCGGGCCCACGGGGGGCGGGCGGAGCGGGGGGCGGCTCCGGGGGCGCGGGCGGAGGCCCCAGCGGAGACTAA